A genomic stretch from Thauera sp. GDN1 includes:
- the lptE gene encoding LPS assembly lipoprotein LptE, protein MSVRNPIAARSADAPARPQADEAEVDFGIAPGRRRLLLAGCGAAALLASGCGFRLRGPQALDFATVHINTPPETELGAQLRRLIATSGTTTVTEDAEQAEARLQILSNNRGREILSLTGAGKVREYQLTQTLRFQLLDKAGKPLIPPTSLSARREYTFDDSQVLGKEQEEALLYRDMQNDLVQQMMRRLATARRAD, encoded by the coding sequence ATGTCCGTCCGCAACCCGATCGCCGCCCGATCCGCCGACGCCCCCGCCCGGCCGCAGGCGGACGAGGCCGAGGTCGACTTCGGCATCGCCCCCGGACGTCGCCGCCTGCTGCTCGCGGGCTGCGGCGCGGCCGCCCTGCTGGCCTCGGGCTGCGGCTTCCGCCTGCGCGGACCGCAGGCGCTCGACTTCGCCACGGTGCACATCAACACCCCGCCCGAGACCGAGCTCGGCGCCCAGCTGCGCCGCCTGATCGCCACCAGCGGCACGACCACCGTGACCGAGGACGCCGAGCAGGCCGAGGCACGCCTGCAGATCCTCTCCAACAACCGCGGCCGCGAGATCCTGAGCCTGACCGGCGCGGGCAAGGTGCGCGAATACCAGCTCACCCAGACACTGCGTTTCCAGCTCCTGGACAAGGCCGGCAAGCCGCTGATCCCGCCCACCAGCCTTTCGGCGCGGCGCGAATACACCTTCGACGACAGCCAGGTGCTCGGCAAGGAGCAGGAAGAGGCCCTGCTCTACCGCGACATGCAGAACGACCTGGTGCAGCAGATGATGCGGCGCCTGGCGACCGCCAGGCGCGCAGACTGA